A window of the Lactuca sativa cultivar Salinas chromosome 7, Lsat_Salinas_v11, whole genome shotgun sequence genome harbors these coding sequences:
- the LOC111905953 gene encoding oxysterol-binding protein-related protein 3A: MAQKQGGGGGFFSSLASSLSNFKNQVNGLLGYEGLEVINPEGGTEDAEVEAQRGRWKQEDRDGHWKMMQKYVGADITSMVTLPVLIFEPMTMLQKMAELMEYSHLLELADECEDPYMRLVYAASWFISVYYALQRTWKPFNPILGETYEMVNHEGITFIAEQVCHHPPMSAAHAENDHFVYDITSKVKTKFLGNSLDIYPLGRSRLKLKKDGVILELVPPPTKVNNLIFGRTWVDSPGEMVLTNLTTGDKVVLYFQPCGWFGAGRYEVDGYVYNADEEPKVLMTGKWNTSMSYQPCDLDGEPLSGTELKEVWKVAETPANDKFQYTHFAHKVNSFDTAPPSLLASDSRLRSDRYALEKGDLSKAGSEKSILEEKQRSEKRTREAKGQKFVPRWFDMTEEVAVTPWGDLEIYEYNGKYSKHREAIDVGNSNTNEDADITKIEFNPWQYGNVAETE, translated from the exons ATGGCGCAGAAgcaaggtggtggtggtgggtttttcTCATCGCTTGCTTCAAGTCTTTCCAACTTTAAGAACCAAGTTAACGG CTTGCTTGGTTACGAGGGGTTGGAGGTTATAAATCCTGAAGGAGGGACAGAAGATGCTGAAGTTGAAGCACAAAGAGGCAGATGGAAGCAAGAG GATCGTGATGGTCACTGGAAGATGATGCAGAAGTATGTAGGTGCTGATATCACATCAATGGTGACTCTACCTGTACTCATTTTTGAGCCAATGACAATGCTGCAGAAAATGGCAGAG TTGATGGAATATTCTCATTTGCTAGAGCTAGCAGATGAATGTGAGGATCCATACATGCGATTGGTGTATGCTG CATCATGGTTTATATCTGTATATTATGCTTTGCAACGAACCTGGAAGCCTTTCAATCCTATACTTGGTGAAACATATGAAATGGTTAATCACGAGGGAATTACATTCATTGCAGAACAG GTTTGTCATCACCCTCCAATGAGTGCTGCACATGCTGAAAACGATCATTTTGTTTATGATATAACTTCAAAGGTGAAGACCAAGTTTCTTGGAAACTCGCTTGACATTTACCCTCTCGGAAG ATCGCGTTTGAAGCTAAAGAAAGATGGAGTAATCTTGGAATTGGTACCTCCGCCCACGAAAGTTAACAATTTAATATTTGGAAGGACATGGGTTGATTCTCCAGGAGAGATGGTGTTGACCAATTTGACCACAGGAGACAAGGTTGTGCTCTATTTTCAACCTTGTGGTTGGTTTGG TGCTGGTCGGTATGAAGTGGATGGATATGTATACAATGCTGATGAAGAACCGAAGGTATTGATGACAGGAAAATGGAACACATCTATGAGCTATCAGCCTTGTGATTTAGATGGGGAACCCCTTTCGGGCACTGAGCTTAAAGAG GTGTGGAAAGTGGCTGAGACTCCTGCAAACGATAAATTCCAGTATACGCATTTTGCACATAAAGTAAACAGTTTTGATACTGCTCCACCAAGTTTATTGGCATCAGATTCTCGGTTGAGGTCCGATAGATATGCACTTGAAAAGGGTGATCTTTCTAAAGCTGGTTCAGAAAAAAGCAT TTTGGAGGAGAAACAGAGAAGTGAGAAGAGGACTCGAGAGGCAAAGGGACAGAAATTTGTTCCTCGATGGTTTGATATGACTGAAGAGGTTGCTGTGACACCATGGGGTGATTTGGAGATTTATGAATACAATGGAAAATATTCCAAACATCGGGAGGCTATTGATGTTGGCAACTCAAACACAAATGAAGATGCTGACATCACAAAGATTGAGTTCAACCCTTGGCAATATGGTAATGTTGCTGAAACTGAATGA